From a single Pseudophryne corroboree isolate aPseCor3 chromosome 6, aPseCor3.hap2, whole genome shotgun sequence genomic region:
- the IER2 gene encoding immediate early response gene 2 protein, protein MDMEAQAQLLAHQEAVHCEAQRIASLSAWKMLRSRTQRGGMRLHRSLQLAMVMRSARDLILSYAQAPEPAPAEPPAAAAVVAVVRESRKRRSCGSRLLELVPSKRACLWQETPEPQPQGGAFPGLAEVLQRLLGAAPPPLPGSCRPLGSESLPGVHARPVEAF, encoded by the coding sequence ATGGACATGGAAGCCCAGGCACAGCTGCTAGCGCACCAGGAGGCCGTACACTGCGAGGCCCAGCGAATCGCCTCCCTGTCCGCCTGGAAGATGCTGCGCTCCCGGACCCAGCGTGGGGGTATGCGGCTGCACCGCTCCCTGCAGCTGGCCATGGTGATGCGGAGCGCCCGGGACCTTATCCTCTCCTACGCCCAGGCCCCCGAGCCCGCTCCGGCGGAGccccccgcagcagcagcagtagtggcgGTGGTCCGGGAGAGCCGCAAGAGGAGATCGTGCGGGAGCCGCCTGCTCGAGCTGGTGCCCAGCAAGCGGGCCTGCCTCTGGCAAGAGACCCCCGAGCCGCAGCCGCAAGGTGGGGCCTTCCCGGGCCTGGCGGAGGTGCTGCAGCGGCTCCTGGGGGCTGCCCCGCCACCACTCCCGGGGAGCTGCCGGCCGCTGGGGAGCGAGAGCCTGCCCGGAGTCCACGCCAGGCCGGTGGAGGCCTTCTGA